A window of the Hevea brasiliensis isolate MT/VB/25A 57/8 chromosome 6, ASM3005281v1, whole genome shotgun sequence genome harbors these coding sequences:
- the LOC110648768 gene encoding pirin-like protein, whose amino-acid sequence MSTSNQSPGFNRPRLVTRKVLATPQYEGDGAVVRRGIGRSELKFLDPFLMLDHFSVTRPAGFPDHPHRGFETVTYMLQGGITHQDFAGHKGTIHTGDVQWMTAGRGIVHSEMPAGEGTQKGLQLWINLSSEDKMIEPRYQELSSDDIPWAEKDGAEVRVIAGESMGVRSPVYTRTSSMYLDFTLKPRAQVHQSIPESWNSFVYIIEGEGAFGSRNSLQATAHHVMVLGSGDGLSVWNRSSKPLRFILVAGQPINEPVVQHGPFVMNTQAEIEQTIEDYHNCKNGFEMAEYWRSQ is encoded by the exons ATGTCTACATCTAATCAATCCCCTGGCTTTAACAGACCCAGATTGGTCACCAGAAAGGTCCTAGCCACTCCCCAGTATGAGGGTGATGGTGCTGTTGTTAGAAGAGGCATTGGAAG GAGTGAGCTGAAGTTCTTGGATCCTTTTCTTATGTTGGATCATTTTTCAG TGACTCGTCCTGCTGGATTTCCTGATCACCCACATAGAG GTTTTGAGACTGTTACATATATGCTTCAG GGAGGCATCACTCATCAAGATTTTGCAGGGCATAAGGGAACAATTCACACTGGAGATGTGCAG TGGATGACTGCGGGAAGAGGGATAGTCCACTCAGAAATGCCTGCAGGAGAAGGAACACAGAAGGGATTACAGCTTTGGATAAATCTATCTTCCGAAGACAAAAT GATCGAACCAAGGTATCAAGAACTTTCAAGTGATGACATCCCATGGGCAGAAAAAGATGGTGCTGAAGTACGAGTTATAGCAGGAGAATCAATGGGAGTTAGGTCTCCAGTATACACAAGAACATCATCAATGTATCTGGATTTCACTCTGAAACCAAGAGCTCAAGTCCATCAAAGCATTCCAGAATCATGGAATTCATTTGTTTATATTATTGAAGGTGAAGGTGCCTTTGGCTCGCGAAACTCGTTGCAAGCAACTGCTCACCATGTTATGGTTTTGGGTTCTGGAGATGGTTTAAGCGTGTGGAATAGATCTTCCAAGCCATTAAGATTCATACTAGTTGCAGGCCAACCGATCAATGAACCAGTGGTACAGCATGGACCTTTTGTAATGAACACACAAGCTGAAATTGAACAAACTATTGAGGACTACCACAATTGCAAGAATGGGTTTGAAATGGCCGAGTATTGGAGATCTCAATAA